One genomic region from Rhizobiaceae bacterium encodes:
- a CDS encoding ThiF family adenylyltransferase produces MPARMTLALSGDQHDHLMSFLFPGDGKEAVAILLCGRRDGDRCHRLVVREIYGIPYEDCSERTPLRVTWPPDYIAPMLDRAAAEGLSVIKVHSHPTGYGAFSGIDDEGDARLLPMIRGWVEADVPHGSAVMLPYGQMFGRVLQGDGSFAPIDCISVAGDDLQFWYADAGNAALPSFVASHAQAFDEGTIQRLRRLSFAVVGASGTGSPTVEQLVRLGAAEIVIVDDDHMEDRNVNRILNSTMQDVKDGRLKIDVLADAGERVGLETRIIRVPKNLWHPDVIREVAQCDVIFGCMDTIDGRYLLNALASYYAIPYFDIGVRLDAVRDGAGKGRIREVCGTVNYLRPGRSSLVSRGLFTMADVAAAGLRRNDPNAHERQVEDGYIRGVPAHRPAVISVNMFASALAVDEFLARLHPFREEPNANYASVTFSLASMELIYDPEEGICEILGGTVGIGDMAPMLGLMELAERRSS; encoded by the coding sequence ATGCCCGCTCGCATGACGCTCGCCTTGTCAGGCGATCAGCATGATCACCTGATGAGCTTTCTGTTCCCGGGAGACGGCAAGGAGGCCGTCGCCATCCTGCTTTGCGGGCGGCGCGATGGCGACCGCTGCCACCGCCTCGTCGTCCGCGAAATCTATGGGATCCCCTACGAGGATTGCTCTGAGCGCACGCCCCTTCGCGTCACCTGGCCGCCTGACTACATTGCGCCGATGCTGGATCGCGCCGCGGCTGAAGGGCTTTCGGTCATTAAGGTTCACAGCCATCCGACTGGCTACGGCGCGTTCTCCGGAATTGACGACGAGGGTGACGCGCGCCTTCTGCCGATGATTCGGGGATGGGTTGAGGCCGACGTTCCCCACGGGAGCGCAGTCATGTTGCCCTACGGCCAGATGTTCGGCCGCGTTTTGCAGGGCGACGGCAGCTTCGCGCCGATCGACTGCATCTCAGTTGCAGGCGACGACCTCCAGTTCTGGTACGCGGACGCTGGGAACGCCGCGTTGCCGAGCTTCGTCGCATCTCACGCGCAAGCCTTCGATGAAGGCACGATCCAGCGGCTCCGCCGTCTGTCCTTTGCCGTTGTCGGAGCCTCCGGCACAGGAAGCCCGACGGTCGAGCAGCTTGTCCGGCTTGGCGCCGCCGAGATCGTCATTGTCGACGACGACCACATGGAAGACCGCAACGTCAACCGCATCCTGAACTCGACCATGCAGGACGTGAAGGATGGCCGCCTCAAGATTGACGTGCTGGCCGATGCCGGCGAGCGGGTAGGTCTGGAAACCCGGATCATCCGCGTGCCCAAGAACCTCTGGCATCCCGATGTCATCCGCGAGGTCGCGCAATGCGACGTGATATTCGGCTGCATGGACACCATCGACGGGCGCTATCTCCTGAACGCGCTCGCCTCCTATTATGCGATCCCGTATTTCGACATTGGCGTCCGCCTCGACGCGGTCCGGGACGGTGCTGGCAAAGGCCGCATCCGCGAAGTTTGCGGCACGGTCAACTACCTGCGCCCCGGTCGCTCCAGCCTCGTGAGCCGGGGTTTGTTTACGATGGCTGACGTTGCTGCGGCCGGGCTACGGCGCAACGATCCGAATGCGCACGAGCGCCAGGTGGAAGACGGATATATCAGGGGCGTGCCCGCGCACCGGCCTGCTGTCATCAGCGTGAATATGTTCGCCTCGGCGCTCGCCGTCGATGAGTTCCTTGCACGTCTCCACCCCTTTCGGGAGGAGCCGAATGCCAACTATGCGAGCGTGACGTTCAGCCTCGCCAGCATGGAACTGATCTACGATCCCGAAGAGGGTATCTGCGAGATTCTGGGCGGCACCGTCGGCATCGGCGATATGGCTCCGATGCTCGGCCTCATGGAACTGGCTGAAAGGCGGTCGTCGTGA
- a CDS encoding multiubiquitin domain-containing protein, with product MTERTDLKEDDSGVEEVLDDIVDLEEYVKLGKRPPLAKGYRIRVNGEPFVVHDPKPTGRAILTLAGLIPAENYTLRVKLAGEKPRKVGLDEKVDLRHPGVEKFKALPRDQTEG from the coding sequence ATGACTGAACGCACTGACCTGAAGGAGGACGACTCCGGTGTGGAGGAAGTCCTCGACGACATTGTCGACCTCGAAGAATATGTGAAGCTCGGCAAGCGGCCGCCCCTCGCCAAGGGCTATCGCATCCGCGTCAACGGCGAACCTTTCGTCGTTCACGACCCGAAGCCAACCGGCCGCGCGATCCTGACGCTCGCCGGGCTGATCCCCGCAGAGAACTACACGCTCCGGGTCAAGCTTGCCGGTGAAAAGCCGCGTAAGGTCGGGCTCGATGAGAAGGTCGACCTGCGGCATCCCGGCGTCGAGAAGTTCAAGGCGTTGCCGCGCGACCAGACGGAGGGCTGA
- a CDS encoding helix-turn-helix domain-containing protein — translation MLAGTDERSTVKPTLGQYLASIRTDRKMTLREVEEATSKQVSNAYLSQIENDKIQKPSPNILHALAELYAISFEKLMEMAGYLTSPTTRDDSERHGRVATFAEHNLTSEEEAEMMQYLQFLRSRKRPGDKT, via the coding sequence ATGCTAGCCGGGACCGACGAGAGGAGTACCGTGAAGCCAACGTTGGGACAGTATCTCGCTTCGATTCGCACCGACCGGAAAATGACACTGCGCGAAGTCGAGGAAGCCACAAGCAAACAAGTATCGAACGCGTACCTGAGCCAGATCGAAAACGATAAGATTCAGAAACCCTCGCCGAACATTTTGCACGCGCTTGCCGAGCTGTATGCCATAAGCTTCGAGAAGCTGATGGAGATGGCAGGATATCTAACGTCGCCAACTACGCGCGACGACAGCGAAAGACATGGACGGGTTGCCACTTTTGCCGAGCATAATCTCACATCCGAAGAAGAAGCTGAAATGATGCAGTACCTCCAGTTTTTGAGAAGCAGGAAACGACCGGGTGACAAAACCTGA